A DNA window from Massilia putida contains the following coding sequences:
- a CDS encoding glycosyltransferase family 9 protein, whose product MNVPLIPSDLLKTSDKILFIAHLALGDYTYLQNCFQAFARAYPHLKLHLWVDEVRRTSDASQWPHLKKNVLYDWLDACDFIEKVYKQNYSPELFQASVKEAQQEHYPIVVSLGTLRPHFYADLAREISPDGFVFGLKKPLGLLGLRHWFSFRKLDASLDPDVADRTSAPHISDVHAEWFRQLAAVDIPPAERIPFVHIPEQFALGAKARLREWGFDGRRGKLVFINPFAKTRKRCWPVERVAELIETMREQPEWRDACFIVNAVPQEVDNVKAMLTRRQLDRTELFSANENFFQLPAMLAQCDLIVSVETAVMHLANAVGVPVVALMRQKTPEWAPVDKANSTVITADQRRDWVKAIPVDAVMHALA is encoded by the coding sequence ATGAACGTACCTCTCATTCCTTCCGATCTGCTGAAGACATCGGACAAGATCCTGTTCATCGCCCACCTGGCGTTGGGCGATTACACGTATTTGCAGAACTGCTTCCAGGCGTTCGCGCGCGCCTACCCGCATCTGAAACTGCACCTGTGGGTGGACGAGGTCCGCCGCACGAGCGACGCGTCGCAGTGGCCGCACCTGAAAAAGAACGTCCTGTACGACTGGCTCGACGCCTGCGACTTCATCGAGAAGGTGTACAAGCAGAATTACTCGCCCGAGCTGTTCCAGGCGTCCGTCAAGGAAGCGCAGCAGGAACACTATCCGATCGTCGTCTCGCTGGGCACCCTGCGTCCGCACTTCTACGCCGACCTCGCGCGCGAGATCAGCCCGGACGGCTTCGTGTTCGGCCTCAAGAAGCCGCTCGGCCTCCTGGGCCTGCGTCACTGGTTCAGCTTCCGCAAGCTCGACGCCAGCCTCGACCCGGACGTGGCCGACCGCACCAGTGCTCCGCACATCAGCGACGTGCATGCGGAATGGTTCCGCCAGCTGGCCGCCGTGGACATCCCGCCGGCCGAGCGCATCCCGTTCGTGCACATCCCCGAGCAATTCGCCCTTGGCGCGAAGGCGCGCCTGCGCGAGTGGGGCTTCGACGGCCGCCGGGGCAAGCTCGTCTTCATCAACCCGTTCGCCAAGACGCGCAAGCGCTGCTGGCCCGTCGAGCGCGTGGCAGAACTGATCGAGACGATGCGCGAGCAGCCGGAATGGCGCGACGCCTGCTTCATCGTCAACGCGGTGCCGCAGGAAGTCGACAACGTGAAGGCCATGCTGACGCGCCGCCAGCTGGACCGCACGGAGCTGTTCAGCGCCAACGAGAACTTCTTCCAGCTGCCCGCGATGCTGGCGCAGTGCGACCTGATCGTGTCGGTGGAAACGGCCGTGATGCACCTGGCGAACGCCGTCGGCGTGCCGGTCGTCGCGCTGATGCGCCAGAAGACGCCGGAATGGGCGCCCGTCGACAAGGCCAACAGCACCGTCATCACGGCCGATCAGCGCCGGGACTGGGTCAAGGCGATTCCGGTGGATGCGGTGATGCACGCGCTGGCGTGA
- a CDS encoding extracellular solute-binding protein has protein sequence MQRRSILGFIACLTVATPFAQAQSDKVLRLSTTTSTENSGLLGYLLPAFEAKTGIKVNVISVGTGKALELGKNGDVDVTLVHARKLEDKFVAEGWGIDRHDVMYNDFIVAGPTADPAGVKGSHDVIAAFKKIAAANVKFISRGDNSGTDVMEKSYWEQAGTRPAGANYVSAGLGMGEVLNMAAEMGAYTLTDRATYGAYKVKTGLAVLVEGDKRMFNPYGIIAVNPAKHKGINYKGAKALIDWITSPEGQAKIASFKPAGEQLFFPDAK, from the coding sequence ATGCAACGCCGTTCCATCCTCGGCTTTATCGCCTGTTTGACCGTCGCGACGCCGTTCGCGCAAGCGCAGTCCGACAAGGTGCTGCGCCTGTCCACCACCACCAGCACCGAGAACTCGGGCCTGCTGGGCTACCTGCTGCCGGCCTTCGAAGCGAAGACGGGCATCAAGGTCAACGTGATTTCCGTCGGCACCGGCAAGGCGCTGGAGCTGGGCAAGAACGGCGACGTCGACGTGACGCTCGTCCACGCCCGCAAGCTGGAAGACAAATTCGTGGCCGAAGGCTGGGGCATCGACCGCCACGACGTGATGTACAACGACTTCATCGTCGCGGGCCCGACCGCCGACCCGGCCGGCGTGAAGGGCAGCCACGACGTGATCGCCGCGTTTAAGAAGATCGCGGCGGCCAACGTGAAGTTCATCTCGCGCGGCGACAATTCGGGCACGGACGTGATGGAGAAGAGCTACTGGGAGCAGGCCGGCACCCGGCCGGCGGGCGCCAACTACGTGTCGGCCGGCCTGGGCATGGGCGAAGTGCTGAACATGGCGGCCGAGATGGGGGCGTACACCCTGACGGACCGCGCGACGTACGGCGCGTACAAGGTCAAGACGGGCCTGGCCGTTCTCGTCGAGGGCGACAAGCGGATGTTCAATCCGTACGGGATCATCGCCGTGAACCCCGCGAAGCACAAGGGGATCAACTACAAGGGCGCGAAGGCGCTGATCGACTGGATCACGTCGCCGGAGGGGCAGGCGAAAATCGCATCGTTCAAGCCGGCGGGGGAGCAGTTGTTTTTCCCGGACGCGAAATAA
- a CDS encoding energy-coupling factor ABC transporter ATP-binding protein has product MSIGIHAQITAAVYENANAPQRDERRKALLGVRGLRKRHGERKLFDIDQLEIATHSAYVLTGMNGAGKSTLLRVLGGLERAEIDSLRFAGEDVLRVHPYPRALRRAIVYVHQHPILFSTSVADNIGYGLVVRGEPPAAVRPVVDEAMAWAGVAHLRDTDPTKLSGGEKQRVALARAKVLQPRLLLLDEPTANLDGAAREQVIALIPTMVDAGSSIVIACHDRDLINLPGVQRLKLRDGHLEYR; this is encoded by the coding sequence ATGAGCATCGGCATCCATGCGCAGATCACGGCGGCCGTGTACGAGAACGCGAACGCGCCGCAACGCGACGAGCGCCGCAAGGCCCTGCTGGGCGTGCGCGGGCTGCGCAAGCGCCACGGCGAGCGCAAGCTGTTCGACATCGACCAGCTCGAGATCGCGACGCACAGCGCGTACGTGCTGACGGGGATGAACGGCGCCGGCAAGAGCACCCTGCTGCGCGTGCTCGGCGGCCTGGAGCGGGCCGAGATCGACAGCCTGCGCTTCGCCGGCGAGGACGTCCTGCGCGTGCACCCGTACCCGCGCGCGCTGCGCCGGGCCATCGTCTACGTGCACCAGCATCCGATCCTGTTTTCGACGAGCGTCGCCGACAACATCGGCTACGGCCTCGTCGTGCGCGGCGAGCCGCCCGCGGCCGTGCGTCCCGTCGTCGACGAGGCGATGGCGTGGGCCGGCGTGGCGCATCTGCGCGACACGGATCCGACCAAGCTGTCGGGCGGCGAAAAGCAGCGCGTGGCGCTGGCGCGCGCGAAGGTGCTGCAACCGCGCCTGCTGCTGCTGGACGAGCCGACGGCCAACCTGGACGGCGCCGCGCGCGAACAGGTGATCGCGCTGATCCCGACGATGGTCGACGCGGGCAGCAGCATCGTCATCGCCTGCCACGACCGCGACCTGATCAACCTGCCTGGCGTGCAGCGGCTGAAGCTGCGCGACGGGCATCTCGAATACCGCTGA
- a CDS encoding ABC transporter permease: MNDIADAVQRAFALLFTGDPSLWRIVWVSLKTSIVGLLLATPPAILIGYVVAMRRFAGRRIVIWLAQAALSLPTVLIGLLLYLLLSRHGPLGGLQWLFSQPGIVFGQCVVALPVLLAFTLAAVQGLDPRYAETAIALGASPLQVMVRVLHEARFGVMAAVLSGFGRVISEVGCALMVGGNIEGETRTITTAIALETSKGEFAQGIALGIVLVSIALLMNGALMLLQGDAHTVRERA; the protein is encoded by the coding sequence ATGAATGACATTGCGGATGCCGTTCAGCGCGCCTTCGCGCTGCTGTTCACGGGCGACCCAAGCCTGTGGCGCATCGTCTGGGTGTCGCTCAAGACGAGCATCGTCGGCCTGCTGCTGGCCACCCCGCCCGCCATCCTGATCGGCTACGTCGTCGCCATGCGGCGCTTTGCCGGACGGCGCATCGTCATCTGGCTGGCGCAGGCGGCGCTGTCGCTGCCGACCGTCCTGATTGGCCTGTTGCTGTATCTGCTGCTGTCGCGCCACGGGCCGCTGGGCGGCCTGCAATGGCTGTTCTCGCAGCCGGGCATCGTGTTCGGCCAGTGCGTCGTCGCGCTGCCCGTGCTGCTGGCTTTTACGCTGGCGGCCGTGCAGGGGCTCGATCCGCGCTACGCCGAGACCGCGATCGCGCTGGGTGCGTCGCCGCTGCAGGTGATGGTGCGCGTGTTGCACGAGGCGCGCTTCGGCGTGATGGCGGCCGTGCTGTCCGGTTTCGGCCGCGTGATCTCGGAAGTCGGCTGCGCGCTGATGGTGGGCGGGAATATCGAAGGCGAGACGCGCACGATCACGACCGCGATCGCGCTGGAGACGAGCAAGGGCGAGTTCGCCCAGGGCATCGCGCTCGGCATCGTGCTGGTCTCGATTGCGCTGCTGATGAACGGCGCGCTGATGCTGCTGCAGGGCGACGCCCACACGGTCCGGGAGCGCGCATGA
- a CDS encoding formate dehydrogenase accessory sulfurtransferase FdhD yields the protein MTSFYRPQLSQTSAGLTHPVTAIDERGRRETLHIPAERPLTVYVDKRELVTLMTLGAAPEALTLGYLRNQRLVRSLDDVVSVQVDWSVDAVAVVTRGGIQDVEARTAKKVVTTGCGQGSVFGGLMDEVDRIVLPPDARLKQSVVHRIVETVRSQQSVYKQAGSVHGCALFTNAGELLWFIEDVGRHNAVDAIAGLMWLEGMEGADKVFYTTGRLTSEMVIKGAQMGIPFLLSRSGTTQMGHAVAEQVGMSLLARCSGHHFLLLPGEERLVFEPDWLAALETARTLRTA from the coding sequence ATGACATCTTTCTATCGTCCCCAGCTGTCCCAGACCAGTGCCGGCCTCACGCATCCCGTGACGGCCATCGACGAGCGCGGGCGCCGCGAGACGCTGCATATTCCGGCCGAGCGCCCGCTGACGGTCTACGTCGACAAGCGCGAGCTCGTCACCTTGATGACGCTGGGCGCGGCGCCGGAAGCGCTCACGCTGGGCTATCTGCGCAACCAGCGCCTCGTGCGGTCGCTGGACGACGTCGTATCCGTGCAGGTCGACTGGTCGGTGGATGCCGTGGCGGTGGTGACACGCGGCGGCATCCAGGATGTCGAGGCGCGTACGGCGAAGAAGGTCGTCACGACGGGTTGCGGCCAGGGTTCCGTGTTCGGCGGGCTGATGGACGAAGTCGACCGCATCGTGCTGCCGCCCGACGCGCGTTTGAAACAGTCCGTCGTGCATCGCATCGTCGAGACGGTGCGCTCCCAGCAATCGGTGTACAAGCAGGCCGGCTCCGTGCACGGCTGCGCGCTGTTCACGAACGCCGGCGAACTGCTGTGGTTCATCGAGGACGTGGGCCGCCACAACGCCGTGGACGCCATCGCGGGCCTGATGTGGCTCGAAGGGATGGAGGGCGCCGACAAGGTCTTTTATACGACGGGCCGCCTGACGTCCGAGATGGTGATCAAGGGCGCGCAGATGGGCATCCCGTTTTTGCTGTCGCGCTCCGGCACGACGCAGATGGGGCATGCGGTGGCGGAGCAGGTCGGCATGTCGCTGCTGGCGCGCTGCAGCGGCCACCACTTCCTGCTGCTGCCCGGGGAAGAGCGCCTCGTGTTCGAGCCGGACTGGCTCGCCGCCCTGGAGACGGCGCGCACCTTGCGGACGGCCTGA